The proteins below come from a single Gordonia pseudamarae genomic window:
- a CDS encoding aminotransferase class I/II-fold pyridoxal phosphate-dependent enzyme, producing the protein MIERLAETDRPRLVAELRSRGISPFYRTAESMIGSSVRLEGRDVLMFGSNNYLGLAGDIRVRSAAVEQIHRYGSATTGSRLLNGSNKLHVEIEELIAGWYRAVDALVFTSGYTANVGVLSALMGSGDIIVVDEYAHASIIDGARLSGAQILRFEHNNVESLRNVLTAAETAAGEALVVVDGLYSMEGSLAPLPEIVAICQDRGAAIMVDEAHSLGLYGESLCGWAEECGVLGEVDILMGSLSKGLGSTGGFIAGSAELIAGLKGTARSHLFTTSATPASLGAALESLRIVMSPEGRDIAHQVRTSSAHLAHLLHEQGVALDLPRAGWSPILSVKIGSDEEAVEVWNEILNSGVYVGVALHPAVPRGRSILRICVTADHRPDDLRHVADVIGTAVVGVPAL; encoded by the coding sequence TTGATTGAACGGCTTGCCGAAACGGATCGGCCCAGGCTGGTCGCAGAGCTTCGAAGCCGGGGGATTTCCCCGTTCTATCGCACCGCGGAGTCGATGATCGGTTCCTCCGTACGTCTCGAAGGCCGCGATGTGCTGATGTTCGGATCGAACAATTATCTGGGGCTCGCGGGCGACATACGAGTTCGGAGCGCCGCAGTCGAGCAGATACACCGCTACGGAAGTGCCACCACAGGCAGCCGACTGCTTAACGGATCGAACAAGCTGCACGTCGAGATCGAAGAGCTCATCGCTGGGTGGTATCGGGCAGTCGACGCACTCGTCTTCACATCAGGCTATACGGCCAACGTCGGTGTGCTCTCCGCGCTCATGGGCAGCGGCGACATCATCGTCGTCGACGAGTACGCGCATGCCTCCATTATCGACGGAGCCCGGCTGTCCGGAGCCCAGATACTGCGCTTCGAGCATAACAACGTGGAGAGTCTGCGGAATGTACTCACTGCAGCAGAGACGGCGGCCGGTGAGGCCCTCGTCGTCGTCGACGGTCTCTATTCGATGGAGGGGAGCCTGGCGCCGCTCCCCGAGATCGTTGCGATATGCCAGGACCGGGGTGCCGCAATCATGGTCGATGAAGCCCACTCACTCGGGCTATACGGCGAGTCACTGTGCGGCTGGGCTGAAGAGTGCGGTGTACTCGGCGAAGTGGATATCTTGATGGGCTCGCTGTCCAAAGGGCTCGGCAGCACCGGAGGATTCATCGCAGGATCGGCCGAGTTGATTGCTGGGTTGAAAGGCACCGCCCGAAGTCATCTGTTCACGACATCAGCGACGCCGGCGAGCTTGGGGGCCGCGCTCGAGTCGCTCCGGATCGTCATGAGCCCCGAAGGCCGCGACATCGCCCACCAGGTACGAACCTCATCGGCCCATCTAGCACACCTACTCCACGAACAAGGAGTAGCGCTCGATCTCCCCCGCGCGGGGTGGTCGCCCATCCTTTCAGTGAAGATCGGTTCCGACGAAGAAGCCGTCGAAGTCTGGAACGAAATTCTTAACAGCGGAGTCTATGTCGGTGTGGCCTTGCATCCTGCAGTACCGAGGGGACGCTCTATTCTCCGGATATGCGTCACCGCCGACCACCGTCCAGATGACCTTCGGCATGTAGCCGATGTCATCGGGACCGCGGTGGTGGGAGTGCCTGCATTATGA
- a CDS encoding isochorismatase family protein, with product MSLPRIPPYDLPAPDTWPGARAGWRADPRRAVLLIHDMQKYFVDAFTDGHPLLAGVIGNILAIREACDELGIPTVLSAQPPRQHPARRGLLTDVWGPGLSTDADARIIAPLSPRPGDIELVKWRYSAFARTDLLELMRRSGRDQLLITGVYAHIGCQQTAADAFMNDIEPYLIADAVADFSLADHLRCVDYVSRVCGSAVTTAEVVGNLVAAPAIPASPRPACV from the coding sequence ATGTCTCTGCCGCGCATCCCACCCTACGATCTGCCCGCACCCGATACCTGGCCCGGGGCCCGTGCGGGATGGCGAGCCGATCCCCGGCGTGCCGTCCTGCTCATCCACGACATGCAGAAGTACTTCGTCGACGCCTTCACCGACGGACACCCCCTGCTGGCGGGGGTGATCGGCAACATCCTCGCCATCCGTGAAGCCTGCGACGAACTCGGCATTCCCACCGTGCTGTCGGCGCAGCCACCGCGCCAGCATCCGGCACGGCGCGGACTGCTCACCGACGTGTGGGGTCCGGGCCTGTCGACCGACGCCGATGCCCGGATCATCGCCCCGCTTTCGCCGCGGCCCGGCGACATCGAGCTGGTGAAGTGGCGCTATTCGGCGTTCGCGCGGACCGATCTGCTGGAGTTGATGCGCCGGTCGGGTCGGGACCAGTTGCTCATCACCGGCGTGTACGCGCATATCGGCTGCCAGCAGACCGCGGCCGATGCGTTCATGAACGACATCGAGCCCTACCTGATCGCCGACGCCGTCGCGGACTTCTCCCTCGCCGACCATCTGCGGTGCGTCGACTACGTGAGCCGGGTGTGCGGCTCGGCGGTGACGACCGCCGAAGTCGTCGGCAACCTCGTGGCGGCACCGGCGATCCCGGCCTCACCTCGACCTGCCTGCGTGTAG
- a CDS encoding ABC transporter substrate-binding protein translates to MHNRLLRFLALLGAALLTLFAVAACGGDDSGAGASGPSRQYTDAHGRTVDIPEHPGKVVTLAEGALDAALALGVIPVGTTSARGQTMAPAYLGAEAADIPIVATPRGPNLQQILKVRPDLILVDDTTAARNSLDELSKIAPTLLIAKYADGWETYFKAVADVLDRHEQYTTVSTEIATEIGQVKQRVTAQQVDGRAATAGIVRWAADGPTIVGGNSMPSWVLKQVGFTRPAAQEKINSQGRSGDKVSLEYLDLIDADYLFFGVLAGKDKAAEELSAARKLPGFATLGANRSGKVFPVDGVPWTSGSGPLGVRAVLSDIAAAVG, encoded by the coding sequence ATGCATAACCGACTCCTCCGATTCCTCGCCCTCCTCGGCGCCGCCCTGCTCACCCTGTTCGCGGTCGCCGCCTGCGGCGGTGACGATTCGGGTGCGGGCGCGTCGGGTCCGTCACGGCAGTACACCGATGCCCACGGCCGCACCGTCGACATCCCCGAGCACCCCGGCAAGGTCGTGACCCTGGCTGAGGGGGCGCTCGACGCGGCGCTGGCACTCGGGGTGATCCCCGTCGGCACGACCAGTGCACGGGGACAGACAATGGCCCCGGCATACCTCGGCGCCGAGGCCGCCGACATCCCGATCGTGGCCACACCGCGCGGCCCGAACCTGCAGCAGATCCTCAAGGTCCGGCCCGACCTCATCCTGGTCGATGACACCACGGCCGCCCGCAACTCGCTCGACGAGCTGAGCAAGATCGCGCCCACCCTGTTGATCGCCAAGTACGCCGACGGTTGGGAGACGTACTTCAAGGCCGTCGCCGACGTCCTGGACAGGCACGAGCAGTACACGACGGTGAGCACCGAGATCGCCACCGAAATCGGCCAGGTGAAGCAACGGGTCACCGCCCAACAGGTCGACGGCCGCGCTGCGACCGCCGGTATCGTCCGGTGGGCGGCCGACGGGCCGACCATCGTCGGCGGCAATTCGATGCCGAGCTGGGTGCTCAAGCAGGTGGGTTTCACCCGTCCGGCGGCGCAGGAGAAGATCAACTCCCAGGGCCGTTCCGGCGACAAGGTCAGCCTCGAATACCTCGATCTGATCGACGCCGACTACCTGTTCTTCGGTGTACTGGCCGGCAAGGACAAGGCGGCCGAGGAGTTGTCGGCCGCACGCAAGCTTCCCGGGTTCGCCACGCTGGGCGCCAACCGGTCGGGCAAGGTCTTTCCCGTCGACGGCGTGCCGTGGACCAGTGGTTCCGGCCCGCTCGGTGTCCGGGCGGTGCTCTCCGACATCGCCGCCGCCGTCGGCTGA
- a CDS encoding amino acid adenylation domain-containing protein, with amino-acid sequence MSTLPADNAASAPPPVSPAPVNPDQVGPDQANGTRLTAAQTALWFGQQQVPGSEVYQCAERVDIRGEIDTEVFGDVLARCLREVPALNAVYGAGADGPVRWPLARDHAVRLIDVSGTPDPDKQCDHEITEFMSGARPERAEISGEWLSTQILVRLSAAHHVWVQRIHHICVDGYSFAALLRWVSASYTAAVGGQPSPAVPFAAAGADAAADPAAGSDPAEFWRDYCAGDSRPQSLVDLPPTVAVNHARRVNRHLPARTRPGTHGWAEAVIGAVAVYTASLSAETEAVIGMPWANRRLGAPPTVEPAVNILPLRITTRPTTTVGELLDAVSAEVRTTRPYSGYRAERLRRDLDAVGTDAVIFGPVVNIKFFTPVLTFGEATGTITNIAMGPVDDITFTASPQQDGGLVLEVETNPRRYSHADTERHADRVLAVVGELVGADPDTPVGAVTIAAPSDVDTQINRFNDTAVAYDDATLTELLDAAAVTHSGRPALEWGSRTLTYGEFHTAVTDLAERLAGYGAGPNTVVALRMPRAAEMVVAIHATIKAGATYLPIDPELPDERIASIRGDAQPVAELTLPDPAVDALGAPRWEWNDLALTVTSYGHSGSGPLRAPAPADSAYMIFTSGSTGLPKGTIIEHRSIVNRLRWMDAVFHLTPDDRVLQKTPYSFDVSVWEFFWPLLTGARLVVAPAGAERDSAHIAREIIDHGVTVCHFVPSALAAFVTEATARETTSLRLVVCSGEALAAETVVQAGRVFPRSVGTADRPGENIVYNLYGPTEAAVDITWWYPGADWDRASVPIGLPVHNSAVYVLDDALRPLPVGHVGELYLAGVQLARGYLCRGPLTATRFVANPFSAGRRMYATGDLARRRPDGVIEYIGRVDDQVKVRGRRIELGEVATALSDVPGVAHAVVIVRGRGPSALLLGYIVADPGQAVDTFEVRTRLAHRLPSYMLPDAIEVIDAIPMTRNGKLDRKKLPEPTFGAGEITSPANPVEMALAGVFASVLQRRQVSTTDSFFDLGGNSLSATRLATRVSAALNQDVSVSDVFAAPSVALLARRVSGESTVDPFGRLLTLRPDDGGGEPVFCIHPAGGLGWCYSGLLGVLDRAGGVYALQADGLDGGPLPESLRQVAESYLDTVQEVAPAGPIRLLGWSVGGVIAHEMAALAADRGLQVGVLGLMDAYPSELWAAQPPPSDEEVRRAFLIMAGIEQGERSDGETQGERSDGETQGERSDGETQGERSDGESQGERSDGGCEVDLDSDDALLRALRGANTAFGGLSAERVRTIGRIVAHFAELMRTHTTSTFDGDAILFRALEGGEDFLDPEAWRPHVGGRFTQLDFHTSHPGMIRQRSLMKIADTLNSVGAAGDARA; translated from the coding sequence ATGAGCACTCTCCCCGCCGACAACGCGGCGTCCGCCCCTCCCCCGGTCAGCCCTGCCCCGGTCAATCCGGACCAGGTCGGCCCGGATCAGGCGAACGGAACCCGGCTGACCGCCGCCCAGACCGCCCTGTGGTTCGGCCAGCAACAGGTTCCGGGTTCGGAGGTCTATCAGTGCGCCGAACGAGTCGACATCCGGGGCGAGATCGACACCGAGGTGTTCGGTGACGTGCTGGCCCGGTGCCTGCGTGAGGTACCGGCGCTCAACGCCGTCTACGGTGCGGGCGCCGACGGCCCGGTCCGGTGGCCCCTCGCCCGGGATCACGCGGTACGTCTCATCGACGTGAGCGGCACACCCGATCCGGACAAGCAGTGCGATCACGAGATCACCGAGTTCATGTCGGGTGCCCGTCCGGAGCGCGCAGAGATCTCCGGCGAGTGGCTCAGCACCCAGATCCTCGTCCGATTGTCGGCCGCACATCACGTCTGGGTCCAGCGAATCCATCACATATGTGTCGACGGATACTCGTTCGCCGCGTTGCTGCGCTGGGTGTCGGCGTCGTACACCGCGGCCGTCGGCGGACAGCCGTCCCCGGCGGTTCCGTTCGCCGCCGCCGGGGCCGATGCGGCGGCCGATCCCGCCGCCGGCTCTGACCCGGCCGAGTTCTGGCGAGATTACTGCGCAGGTGATTCGCGGCCGCAGAGCCTCGTCGACCTGCCACCGACGGTGGCGGTCAATCACGCCCGGCGCGTCAACCGGCACCTGCCGGCCCGCACCCGGCCGGGGACGCACGGCTGGGCCGAGGCCGTGATCGGCGCGGTCGCCGTGTACACCGCATCGCTGTCGGCCGAGACCGAGGCCGTGATCGGTATGCCGTGGGCCAACCGGCGTCTGGGTGCACCGCCCACGGTCGAACCGGCCGTCAACATCCTGCCGCTGCGCATCACCACCCGGCCCACCACGACGGTGGGCGAGCTACTCGACGCGGTCAGTGCCGAGGTCCGCACGACCAGGCCGTATTCGGGGTACCGGGCCGAGCGGTTGCGGCGCGATCTCGACGCGGTGGGTACCGACGCGGTGATCTTCGGTCCGGTCGTGAACATCAAGTTCTTCACCCCGGTGCTCACCTTCGGCGAGGCGACCGGGACGATCACCAACATCGCCATGGGGCCCGTCGACGACATCACGTTCACCGCCTCACCGCAGCAGGACGGCGGACTGGTCCTCGAGGTGGAGACCAACCCGCGCCGCTACAGCCATGCCGACACCGAGCGGCACGCCGACCGGGTGCTCGCGGTGGTCGGCGAACTTGTCGGCGCCGATCCGGACACCCCGGTCGGTGCCGTCACGATCGCCGCACCCTCCGATGTCGACACCCAGATCAACCGTTTCAACGACACCGCGGTCGCCTACGACGACGCCACCCTCACCGAACTCCTCGACGCCGCCGCCGTCACCCACAGCGGGCGGCCGGCACTCGAGTGGGGTTCGCGCACGCTGACCTACGGCGAGTTCCACACCGCGGTCACCGATCTGGCCGAGCGACTGGCCGGGTACGGCGCGGGACCGAACACGGTGGTGGCGTTGCGGATGCCGCGCGCGGCGGAGATGGTGGTGGCCATCCACGCGACCATCAAGGCCGGCGCCACGTACCTGCCCATCGACCCCGAACTCCCCGATGAGCGCATCGCCTCGATCCGCGGCGACGCACAGCCTGTGGCCGAGCTGACCCTGCCCGATCCGGCGGTCGACGCACTCGGCGCCCCCCGCTGGGAGTGGAACGATCTCGCGCTGACGGTGACCTCCTACGGCCATTCCGGCAGCGGACCGCTGCGGGCCCCCGCGCCCGCCGATTCGGCGTACATGATCTTCACGTCCGGGTCCACCGGCCTGCCCAAGGGCACCATCATCGAACACCGCAGCATCGTGAACCGGCTACGCTGGATGGACGCGGTCTTCCACCTCACCCCGGACGACAGGGTGCTCCAGAAGACGCCGTACTCGTTCGACGTGTCGGTGTGGGAGTTCTTCTGGCCGTTGCTCACCGGCGCACGTCTCGTGGTGGCACCGGCCGGCGCCGAACGCGACAGCGCCCACATCGCGCGCGAGATCATCGACCACGGTGTGACGGTGTGCCATTTCGTGCCGTCGGCACTGGCCGCGTTCGTCACCGAGGCCACCGCGCGCGAGACCACGTCGCTGCGGCTGGTGGTGTGTTCGGGCGAGGCGCTGGCCGCCGAAACCGTGGTGCAGGCGGGCCGGGTGTTTCCGCGCAGTGTGGGAACGGCGGACAGGCCCGGCGAGAACATCGTCTACAACCTGTACGGGCCGACCGAGGCCGCTGTCGACATCACCTGGTGGTATCCGGGTGCGGATTGGGACCGGGCGTCGGTGCCGATCGGTCTTCCGGTACACAACAGCGCCGTGTACGTGCTCGACGACGCGCTGCGCCCGCTGCCGGTCGGACACGTCGGCGAGCTGTACCTGGCAGGTGTCCAGCTCGCCCGCGGATACCTGTGCCGCGGTCCGCTCACCGCCACGAGGTTCGTGGCCAATCCGTTCAGTGCCGGCCGACGCATGTATGCCACCGGCGACCTGGCCCGGCGCCGGCCGGACGGGGTGATCGAGTACATCGGGCGCGTCGACGATCAGGTCAAGGTCCGGGGCCGGCGCATCGAGCTCGGCGAGGTGGCCACCGCGCTCTCGGACGTGCCCGGCGTGGCGCATGCGGTGGTGATCGTGCGCGGGCGCGGACCGTCGGCGCTCCTGCTGGGCTACATCGTCGCCGATCCAGGGCAGGCCGTCGACACCTTCGAGGTGCGTACTCGGCTCGCGCACCGGCTGCCGTCGTACATGCTGCCCGACGCGATCGAGGTGATCGACGCGATCCCGATGACCCGAAACGGCAAACTCGACCGCAAGAAGCTACCCGAACCCACCTTCGGTGCGGGTGAGATCACCAGTCCGGCCAACCCTGTGGAGATGGCACTGGCCGGCGTCTTCGCCTCGGTGCTGCAGCGACGCCAGGTGTCGACGACCGATAGCTTCTTCGATCTCGGCGGCAACTCGCTCTCGGCCACCCGACTGGCCACCCGGGTGAGCGCGGCACTGAACCAGGACGTGTCGGTGTCGGACGTGTTCGCGGCGCCGTCGGTGGCCCTGCTCGCCCGCCGGGTCAGCGGCGAGTCCACGGTCGATCCGTTCGGGCGGCTGTTGACGCTGCGGCCGGACGACGGCGGCGGCGAACCGGTGTTCTGTATACATCCCGCCGGCGGTCTCGGCTGGTGTTATTCGGGCCTTCTCGGGGTGCTGGACCGGGCCGGCGGGGTGTACGCCCTGCAGGCCGACGGGCTGGACGGCGGCCCGCTGCCGGAGAGCCTGCGACAGGTGGCCGAGAGCTACCTCGACACGGTGCAGGAGGTGGCCCCTGCCGGGCCGATCCGGCTGCTCGGCTGGTCGGTCGGCGGGGTGATCGCCCACGAGATGGCGGCGCTGGCCGCCGACCGGGGGCTTCAGGTCGGTGTGCTGGGCCTGATGGACGCCTATCCGAGCGAGCTGTGGGCCGCGCAACCGCCACCGTCGGACGAGGAGGTGCGCCGCGCATTCCTGATCATGGCGGGTATCGAACAGGGCGAGCGCAGCGACGGGGAAACTCAGGGCGAGCGCAGCGACGGGGAAACTCAGGGCGAGCGCAGCGACGGGGAAACTCAGGGCGAGCGCAGCGACGGGGAAAGTCAGGGCGAGCGCAGCGACGGGGGATGTGAGGTCGACCTCGATTCCGACGACGCGCTGCTGCGGGCGCTGCGCGGGGCCAACACGGCTTTCGGCGGCCTGTCCGCCGAACGGGTCAGGACGATCGGCCGGATCGTCGCCCACTTCGCCGAACTGATGCGCACACACACCACCTCCACATTCGACGGCGACGCCATCCTGTTCCGGGCGCTCGAAGGCGGCGAGGATTTCCTGGACCCGGAGGCCTGGCGTCCGCACGTCGGGGGCCGATTCACTCAGCTCGACTTCCACACCTCGCATCCGGGCATGATCCGGCAACGGTCGCTGATGAAGATCGCCGACACGCTCAACTCCGTCGGGGCTGCCGGAGACGCCCGTGCCTGA
- a CDS encoding enterochelin esterase domain-containing protein, translating to MPDPTATPERIRELIVGDAQVDTGALTTALTRHGTPLITDDPDNPDRQRMLFTWWPSRDPVLPDGKELAGVYVWVNRLTDKEHADAGLMRRVPGTDVWFTEISVPRDTMAGYRIYPFAADGPGVTDGRVEYSRAVVAHALIDSRNNLVRSRSPFGSVARCVSAPGLDAWTGPHSATITETTGEVSVAGESGIRYRLGVPDTADPAPINLLITFDAEKWCDRYQLAQVLDHLYRRGRLGERFAVLGLHSPPGSGDRLRFLGGNHGVLDALVGSVLPQAHRHLPAPPPSTVVAGQSLGGLAALSFGSWYPESVDRVLAYSPSVWFRPGLHARPADVSGRQEWIHHQLRDAGRASASLPRLYLAVGDFEGQLAPNVTEAAETADAAGFPLTFRTYSGGHDDSWWASMLLEDLADRRGGPALPGPATHFPATDTEC from the coding sequence GTGCCTGACCCCACGGCCACCCCGGAACGGATCCGTGAGCTGATCGTCGGCGATGCGCAGGTCGACACCGGGGCGCTCACCACCGCGCTCACCCGGCATGGTACCCCGCTGATCACCGACGACCCCGACAACCCCGACCGGCAGCGGATGCTGTTCACCTGGTGGCCGAGCCGCGACCCGGTACTGCCCGACGGCAAGGAACTCGCCGGGGTCTATGTGTGGGTCAACCGGCTCACCGACAAGGAACACGCCGATGCGGGGCTGATGCGTCGCGTTCCCGGAACCGATGTGTGGTTCACCGAGATCTCGGTCCCCCGTGACACCATGGCCGGGTACCGCATCTACCCGTTCGCGGCGGACGGCCCGGGCGTCACCGACGGGCGGGTCGAGTACTCGCGGGCCGTGGTCGCCCATGCCCTCATCGATTCCCGGAACAACCTGGTGCGCAGCAGATCACCATTCGGTTCGGTGGCCCGCTGCGTGTCCGCGCCCGGCCTCGACGCCTGGACCGGCCCGCACAGCGCGACGATCACCGAGACCACCGGCGAGGTGTCCGTGGCCGGCGAGTCCGGTATCCGGTACCGGCTGGGCGTCCCCGACACCGCGGACCCCGCGCCGATCAACCTGCTCATCACCTTTGACGCCGAAAAGTGGTGTGACCGATACCAACTGGCACAGGTTCTGGACCACCTGTATCGACGGGGAAGACTCGGCGAGCGGTTCGCGGTCCTCGGTCTCCACTCGCCACCGGGCAGCGGTGACCGGCTGCGGTTCCTCGGTGGCAATCACGGGGTGCTCGACGCCCTGGTGGGCAGCGTCCTGCCGCAGGCGCACCGGCACCTGCCCGCACCGCCGCCGAGCACGGTCGTCGCCGGCCAGAGCCTCGGCGGGCTGGCCGCCCTCTCGTTCGGCTCGTGGTACCCCGAGTCGGTGGACCGGGTTCTCGCGTACTCGCCGTCGGTGTGGTTCCGCCCCGGCCTGCACGCCCGGCCCGCCGATGTCAGCGGCCGCCAGGAGTGGATTCATCACCAGCTCCGCGATGCCGGACGGGCTTCGGCCTCGCTGCCCCGGCTGTACCTGGCGGTGGGCGACTTCGAGGGACAACTCGCGCCGAACGTGACCGAGGCCGCCGAGACCGCGGACGCCGCCGGTTTCCCGCTCACCTTCCGCACCTACTCGGGCGGCCACGACGACAGCTGGTGGGCGTCGATGCTGCTCGAGGACCTCGCCGACCGGCGCGGCGGGCCGGCACTGCCCGGTCCCGCCACCCATTTCCCCGCCACCGACACAGAATGCTAG
- a CDS encoding YncE family protein yields the protein MSLRRNRITAFTVALLCAAAPAIVGSPVVTAAPASTSAAGWTFRVSSTPAGVNSGGELALDPVRHSLFITDNDFVMSTKGGTDVSFDPHVVTPKVTVLRTTTQRPVRSIDFSPQPWGMMPIGNAPIIPTPQVPDGISLDIRRGRIVVSNSHANGITVADMSATTTSAKNLISVPNTHPMGSVVDTAAGKAYVALNNAGRVAVISTVTGRKISEIGGIAWPSFVDIDAGRHRLYVGNADYLSKKTNYVAVVDTRTNTVIKRITTPSNTRPKVDPVTGRVFAASFDTGKIMVIDPRSLTITKTVNTRTSPSKLAIDATRRLVYTANLQKRTITVLDADTARIIATVPTNAPVHTIVVDPDTGKVYGTQHQSGRLTIVSVARS from the coding sequence ATGAGTCTTCGCCGTAACCGGATCACCGCATTCACGGTCGCGCTGCTCTGCGCGGCGGCACCCGCCATTGTCGGGTCCCCCGTCGTCACGGCCGCTCCCGCATCGACGTCGGCGGCCGGCTGGACCTTCCGGGTCTCGTCCACACCCGCCGGCGTGAACAGCGGCGGCGAACTCGCCCTCGATCCGGTGCGCCACTCCCTGTTCATCACCGACAACGACTTCGTGATGAGCACCAAGGGCGGCACCGACGTGTCCTTCGACCCGCACGTGGTCACCCCCAAGGTCACCGTGCTGCGCACCACCACCCAGCGGCCGGTCCGCTCCATCGACTTCAGCCCACAGCCGTGGGGCATGATGCCGATCGGCAACGCTCCGATCATTCCCACCCCGCAGGTGCCCGACGGCATCTCCCTCGACATCCGGCGCGGCCGGATCGTCGTCAGCAACTCGCACGCCAACGGAATCACCGTGGCCGACATGTCGGCCACCACCACCAGCGCCAAGAACCTCATCTCGGTACCCAACACCCACCCGATGGGCAGCGTGGTCGACACCGCCGCGGGCAAGGCGTACGTGGCCCTCAACAACGCGGGCCGGGTGGCCGTGATCAGCACCGTCACCGGACGGAAGATCTCCGAGATCGGTGGCATCGCCTGGCCCTCGTTCGTCGACATCGACGCCGGGCGGCACCGTCTGTACGTGGGCAACGCCGACTATCTCAGCAAGAAGACCAACTACGTCGCCGTGGTCGACACCCGCACCAACACGGTGATCAAGCGCATCACGACACCGTCCAACACCCGCCCCAAGGTCGACCCGGTCACCGGCCGCGTCTTCGCGGCGAGCTTCGACACCGGCAAGATCATGGTGATCGACCCGCGGTCGCTGACCATCACCAAGACCGTCAACACCCGCACCTCGCCCAGCAAACTGGCGATCGACGCCACACGCAGGCTCGTGTACACCGCCAACCTGCAAAAGCGCACCATCACCGTGCTCGATGCCGACACCGCCCGGATCATCGCCACCGTGCCGACCAACGCACCCGTGCACACGATCGTCGTCGATCCGGACACCGGAAAGGTGTACGGCACACAGCATCAGTCGGGGCGGCTGACCATCGTGTCCGTCGCCAGGAGCTGA
- a CDS encoding NAD-dependent epimerase/dehydratase family protein, with protein MTNVAVTGAAGNLGTVLVRALAGSAAVDSVRAFSRRPLRVCHDRVESVLYSSISELTADHLNGIDCLIHGAYVVEEPRDKQQAWKVNVEAVESVVELAVEAGVGHIVVLSSINAYGDAYRAGQCLDESVAIQRTPGKFYFDHKAEMEIRLAERSQRDPNIRQRLCILRPTYVVGPDIENSGIRMFRQRVIVYPRAGSAAYQFLHQDDFASAMLGIIEHRCSGVFNIGPKGYLTVRQIAELGGNKCISIPLRAAERLAEFLYRLKLSRYSSEWVTIGEATVTSRRLEEHIRWYPRWSCVESAAVMLSNG; from the coding sequence ATGACCAATGTCGCCGTGACCGGAGCCGCCGGGAACCTCGGCACTGTCCTAGTCCGAGCGCTCGCCGGATCCGCCGCAGTCGATTCGGTGCGGGCGTTCTCACGACGCCCCCTTCGAGTATGTCACGATCGTGTGGAGTCTGTGCTCTACAGCTCGATATCGGAATTGACCGCCGATCATCTTAACGGTATCGACTGTCTCATCCATGGGGCCTATGTCGTCGAAGAGCCGCGAGACAAACAGCAAGCATGGAAGGTGAACGTCGAAGCGGTCGAATCCGTCGTCGAACTCGCGGTTGAGGCGGGGGTCGGACACATAGTAGTACTGTCGAGTATCAACGCCTACGGCGATGCTTACCGCGCGGGACAGTGTCTGGACGAATCGGTTGCCATCCAGCGCACGCCGGGTAAGTTCTATTTCGACCACAAGGCCGAGATGGAAATCCGGCTGGCGGAAAGGTCACAGCGAGACCCGAATATACGGCAACGCCTCTGCATACTCAGGCCGACCTATGTAGTCGGCCCAGACATAGAGAACTCCGGCATACGGATGTTCCGACAGCGGGTGATCGTATATCCACGTGCGGGCTCGGCAGCCTACCAATTTCTTCACCAGGACGATTTCGCCTCCGCGATGCTCGGAATCATCGAGCACAGGTGCTCAGGCGTCTTCAATATCGGCCCCAAGGGATACTTGACTGTGCGGCAGATCGCCGAACTCGGCGGAAACAAATGCATATCCATTCCGCTACGGGCTGCGGAACGACTTGCCGAATTCCTGTACCGACTCAAGCTCTCACGCTATTCATCGGAGTGGGTCACGATAGGGGAAGCGACAGTGACCTCGCGACGCCTCGAAGAGCATATCCGCTGGTACCCGAGGTGGTCCTGCGTGGAATCGGCCGCAGTGATGCTCAGCAACGGGTGA